A window of Cryptomeria japonica chromosome 3, Sugi_1.0, whole genome shotgun sequence contains these coding sequences:
- the LOC131079215 gene encoding glucan endo-1,3-beta-glucosidase-like yields the protein MASLHGKKKCYALALLIVISFCITLSAAENIGVCYGMLSDSLPSISDVVNLLKSNSIGKVRIYETNREALQALQNSGIEVIVGVGNTELEKIAGDQDAANGWVNDNIVPFSSSVNIKYIAVGNEVYANSGLIQYLLPAMNNIQTAVRNANLQNIKVLTPHAASVLSNSYPSSQGTFGPDMSGILKFLSDNGSPFMAHVYPYFSFKDSGGSISEDYALFRSTSTVVTDGNLMYNNLFDAMVDSFISAMEKLGQSNIPIVITESGWPSAGTNVATVENAQTYNNNLINHVLSGAGTPKRPGTTIETYIFALFNENQKGGNEEERHFGLFETNKSPVYPVNFSPS from the exons ATGGCATCCCTACATGGAAAAAAGAAATGCTATGCTTTGGCTCTTTTAATCGTGATTTCATTCTGTATTACCCTCTCAG CTGCTGAGAATATTGGAGTATGCTACGGAATGCTCTCCGACAGTTTGCCTTCGATCAGCGATGTGGTGAATCTGCTGAAGTCGAACAGCATAGGGAAGGTGAGAATATACGAAACGAATCGGGAAGCGCTGCAGGCCCTCCAGAATTCTGGAATCGAAGTGATTGTGGGAGTTGGCAACACCGAGCTTGAGAAGATTGCAGGTGACCAGGATGCAGCAAACGGATGGGTCAACGACAACATTGTTCCATTTTCTTCTTCTGTCAACATCAAATACATTGCGGTAGGAAACGAGGTTTACGCAAATTCGGGACTCATTCAGTATCTCCTTCCCGCGATGAACAACATCCAGACGGCTGTGCGTAACGCCAATCTGCAAAACATCAAGGTCCTCACACCACATGCAGCGTCCGTGCTGTCCAACTCATATCCTTCTTCTCAGGGAACTTTTGGCCCAGATATGAGCGGTATACTTAAGTTTCTTTCAGATAACGGCTCCCCTTTCATGGCCCACGTCTATCCATACTTCAGCTTCAAAGACTCCGGAGGCTCAATTTCTGAAGATTATGCACTGTTCAGATCGACAAGTACTGTGGTCACTGATGGCAATTTGATGTATAACAACTTGTTCGACGCTATGGTGGACTCGTTTATATCTGCTATGGAAAAGCTGGGACAATCCAATATTCCAATTGTGATAACTGAAAGTGGGTGGCCTTCTGCGGGCACTAATGTGGCTACTGTGGAGAACGCCCAGACATACAACAATAATCTCATCAACCATGTTCTGTCCGGTGCCGGAACACCAAAGAGGCCTGGAACGACGATCGAGACATATATTTTTGCACTGTTCAATGAGAATCAAAAGGGTGGGAATGAGGAGGAGCGCCATTTTGGTCTGTTTGAAACCAATAAAAGTCCTGTATACCCAGTGAACTTCTCACCATCATGA
- the LOC131075014 gene encoding glucan endo-1,3-beta-glucosidase, producing the protein MASPHGNKKCYALALSIVIAFCITHAAGETIGVCYGMLSDSLPSNGDVVNLLKSNNIGKVRIYEANRDTLQALQNSGIEVIVGVGNTELEKIAGDQAAANGWVNDNIVPFSSSVNIKYIAVGNEVYANSGLVQYLLPAMNNIQTAVRSANLQDKMKVSTPHSQSVLSNSPPSQETFVPDMSGILKFLSDNGSPFMAHVYPYFIFRDSGGSISADYALFRSTTTVVTDGNLMYKNLFDAIVDSFISAMEKLGQSNIPIVITESGWPSAGTSVATVENAQTYNNNLVKHVLSTDGTPKRPGNTIETYIFALFNENQKGGDEDERHFGLFDTNKSPVYPVNFSP; encoded by the exons ATGGCATCCCCACATGGAAATAAGAAATGCTATGCTTTGGCTCTTTCAATTGTCATTGCATTCTGCATCACCCACGCAG CTGGTGAGACGATAGGAGTATGCTACGGAATGCTCTCTGACAGTTTGCCTTCTAACGGTGATGTGGTGAATCTGCTGAAGTCGAACAACATAGGGAAGGTGAGAATTTACGAAGCAAATCGGGACACGCTGCAGGCTCTTCAGAATTCTGGAATCGAAGTGATTGTGGGAGTTGGCAACACCGAGCTTGAGAAGATTGCAGGTGACCAGGCTGCAGCAAACGGATGGGTCAACGACAACATTGTTCCATTTTCCTCTTCTGTCAACATCAAATACATTGCGGTAGGAAACGAGGTTTACGCAAATTCGGGACTCGTTCAGTATCTCCTGCCCGCGATGAACAACATCCAGACGGCTGTGCGTAGCGCCAATCTGCAGGACAAGATGAAGGTCTCCACACCACACTCACAGTCGGTGCTCTCCAACTCTCCTCCTTCTCAGGAAACTTTTGTCCCAGATATGAGCGGTATACTGAAGTTTCTGTCAGATAACGGCTCCCCTTTCATGGCCCACGTCTATCCATACTTCATTTTCAGAGACTCCGGAGGCTCAATTTCTGCAGACTATGCTCTGTTTAGATCGACAACCACTGTGGTGACCGATGGCAATCTAATGTATAAGAACTTGTTCGACGCTATTGTCGACTCTTTTATATCTGCTATGGAAAAGCTAGGACAGTCCAATATTCCAATTGTGATAACTGAAAGTGGGTGGCCTTCTGCAGGCACTAGTGTGGCTACTGTGGAGAATGCCCAGACATACAACAACAATCTCGTCAAGCATGTTTTGTCCACTGACGGAACACCAAAAAGGCCTGGAAACACAATTGAGACATATATTTTTGCACTGTTCAATGAGAATCAAAAGGGTGGGGATGAGGACGAGCGCCATTTTGGTTTGTTTGACACCAATAAAAGTCCTGTATACCCAGTGAACTTCTCACCTTGA